Proteins encoded together in one Carya illinoinensis cultivar Pawnee chromosome 3, C.illinoinensisPawnee_v1, whole genome shotgun sequence window:
- the LOC122304076 gene encoding membrane metalloprotease ARASP, chloroplastic-like — MRGSTSPIIPPQTHGLSIPPSYAVHSSRISPDLSLLNAPLVNQETMVINLSSYPPSSSYPLIRLTNSKLPISGFSLMPKTPKTQYPNSSFSFCYSFSPSRLALNFSNQFFLEKSRNPLGKRSDFRSWAISVFDVGDFENAQSVLESAAVLTAVISVHESGHFRAAYLQGIHASKFAVGFGPTLAKFNANNV; from the coding sequence ATGAGAGGGAGCACCTCGCCAATTATCCCTCCACAGACCCATGGATTATCCATACCCCCTTCCTATGCCGTCCACTCTTCTCGCATTAGCCCAGATCTTTCCCTCCTTAACGCACCTCTAGTAAACCAAGAAACCATGGTTATAAACCTCTCATCCTATCCGCCATCTTCTTCCTATCCGCTCATCAGATTAACCAATTCAAAGCTACCTATCTCAGGATTTTCGCTAATGCCCAAAACCCCCAAAACCCAGTATCcaaattcttctttttctttttgctattCATTTTCTCCATCACGACTCGCTTTGAATTTCTCGAAccaatttttcttggaaaaGAGTAGAAACCCACTTGGAAAAAGATCTGATTTTAGGTCTTGGGCAATCTCTGTGTTTGATGTTGGAGACTTTGAGAATGCTCAGTCTGTTTTGGAGTCCGCTGCAGTCTTAACAGCCGTAATCAGTGTTCATGAGAGTGGTCACTTCCGTGCTGCTTATCTCCAAGGAATCCACGCAAGTAAATTTGCTGTTGGGTTTGGTCCCACTTTAGCTAAATTCAATGCAAACAATGTATAA
- the LOC122304615 gene encoding membrane metalloprotease ARASP, chloroplastic-like has product MIQRVAFQSMMKICSTGVFPVGLPVREAFPGVLVPEVLPFSAASRDGLLPGDIILAVNGNKLPKAGPSAVSELVDVIKKNPKRNVLLKIERGEEDFQIGVTPDENIDGTGKTGVQLSPNVKISEVFPKNLLEAFAYTGKELWGLPSNVLDSLKQTFLNFSLSASKVSGPVAIIAVGAEVARSNIDGLYQFAAVLNINLAVINLLPFPALDGGSLALILMEGGGRKLPLELEQRIMSSGIMLVILLGTFLVIRDTFNLNFIKNLP; this is encoded by the exons ATGATCCAGAGAGTGGCATTCCAGTCGATGATGAAAATTTGCTCAACAGGAG TATTTCCTGTCGGTTTGCCTGTACGAGAGGCCTTCCCTGGGGTGCTTGTGCCCGAGGTTCTACCGTTTTCGGCTGCTTCCCGAGATGGTTTGCTTCCGGGCGATATAATACTTGCGGTCAATGGAAATAAACTGCCAAAAGCTGGGCCTAGTGCGGTTTCTGAGCTTGTTGATGTAATTAAGAAAAATCCGAAAAGAAATGTGTTGCTCAAGATTGAGAGGGGGGAGGAGGATTTTCAAATTGGAGTCACCCCAGATGAGAATATCGATGGGACTGGTAAAACTGGTGTTCAATTATCACCAAATGTAAAGATTTCAGAAGTTTTTCCAAAGAATTTATTGGAGGCTTTTGCTTATACTGGGAAGGAATTGTGGGGTCTTCCATCTAATGTTTTGGATAGCTTAAAACAGACATTTCTAAATTTCTCCCTATCTGCGAGCAAGGTTTCAGGTCCTGTGGCTATAATTGCTGTCGGTGCTGAAGTAGCAAGGTCAAATATTGATGGGCTTTACCAATTTGCTGCAGTGCTTAATATTAACCTTGCAGTAATAAATCTTCTTCCATTTCCTGCTTTAGATGGGGGTTCCTTAGCTTTGATCCTCATGGAGGGGGGTGGGAGAAAGCTCCCTCTAGAACTAGAGCAGAGGATTATGTCATCAGGAATCATGCTTGTTATACTCCTAGGGACGTTCCTTGTTATACGGGACACATTTAAccttaatttcataaaaaatttgcCGTGA